In Candidatus Sodalis pierantonius str. SOPE, one DNA window encodes the following:
- a CDS encoding sugar transporter: protein MAGILLITLPLIASPVVKMAVITLSIAWFTSCFTTNIWSIITSSVRKEAVGAASGIINGIGAGVGGTTAGFVVEFLHGSTGSYLPGFVVIGIVAIVGGLSVYTYCRIKGAG, encoded by the coding sequence GTGGCGGGGATTTTGCTGATTACGCTTCCCTTAATTGCCAGCCCGGTCGTGAAAATGGCGGTCATCACGCTTTCCATCGCCTGGTTTACCAGCTGCTTTACCACCAATATCTGGTCCATTATTACTTCCAGCGTCAGAAAGGAAGCGGTGGGGGCCGCGTCCGGGATCATCAACGGTATCGGCGCGGGCGTCGGCGGAACAACGGCGGGCTTTGTCGTCGAGTTTCTCCACGGCAGCACCGGCTCCTATTTGCCGGGCTTCGTGGTCATCGGCATCGTCGCTATTGTCGGTGGGCTCAGCGTGTATACCTATTGCCGCATCAAAGGCGCGGGATGA